TCGGGTCGATGCCTCCGCCAGCACCGTGTTGTTGATGGACGGGCGGAGCCTCGCGTACGACTATCTGGTCATCGCCAGCGGCACCTCGCCGCGCCCGGACCAGACCCCCGGCATGCTGGGGAGTCAGTGGCGGCACAGCATCTTCGACTTCTACACGCTCGAGGGCGCGAAGGCTTTGGCTACGGCGCTGCGGGACTTCGATCGAGGACGTCTGGTCGTGCACATCACCGACATGCCGATCAAGTGCCCGGTCGCACCCCTGGAGTTCACCTTCCTCGCCGAGGCGTCGCTGCGCGAGAAAGGAGTGCGCGACCGCGTCGAGATGGTCTACGTCACTCCGCTGCCCGGTGCGTTCACCAAACCAGTAGCTTCAGAGCACCTCGGGTCCATGCTCGAAGAGCGCAAGATCCACGTCGAGTCCGACTTCCTGGTCGAGCACATCGACGAGGAAGCCAAGACTCTCGTCTCCTACGACGAGCGCGAGGTCCCCTTCGACCTTCTTGTCACCGTCCCCCTCAACATGGGCGCAGATTTTATCCAACGCTCCGGACTCGGCGACGAACTGAACTACGTCCCCGTCGACAAACACACGCTGCAGTCGAAGGCCTTCGCGAACATCTTCGCGGTGGGCGACGCCAGCGACATACCAACCTCTAAAGCTGGCTCGGTAGCGCACTTCGCGGTAGAGGTGTTCGTCGACAACTTTCTGCAGCTCATCGACGGAAAACCAATGACAGGTTCCTTCGACGGCCACGCCAACTGCTTCATCGAGTCCGGCGACAGCAAAGGACTCCTCATCGACTTCAACTACGACACCGAACCGCTCACCGGCACCTACCCACTACCGCTGGCAGGCCCGTTATCCCTGCTCAAAGAGACCCGCCTGAACCACCTCGGAAAACTCGCATTCCGGTGGATCTACTGGAACGTGCTGCTGCCCGGGCGCCCGCTACCGCTGCCCGCGCACATGTCAATGCTCGGCAAGACCATGCCCAAAACCCCCAGCAACTAGAAAGAAACTGCCATGCCCCAGACCACACTCGCCGGTCGCCCAATCCAGGTCAACGATGAAGGCTTCCGGGACTGCCCCCGGTTTGGTTGACACTTCGGGTGGGTTGTTCTTAGGCCGCGTTTGCGGTCGTGTAGATCATCTCAAATTCGACCGGGGTGAGTTTTCCAAGGCGTCGTTGTCGACGTCGGCGGTGGTATTTGGTTTCGATCCAGGTCACGATCGCCAAGCGGAGTTGCTCGCGGGTTTCCCACCGTCGGGTGTTCAGCACGTTCTTCTGTAGCAGCGCGAAGAAGGATTCCATCGCGGCGTTGTCACCGCATGCACCGACCCGTCCCATCGAGCCCAGGAGCCCGTTCTTCTTCAGGAGGCGCACGACTTTCTTGGACCGAAACTGACTGCCCCTATCCGAATGCAGGATCGTCCGGTGTGGTGATCGCAGGCTGATCGCGTTACGAATCGCCGAGGCCGCCAGCGAGGACTTCATCCGCGAATCGATGGAGTAGCCCACGATCCGCCCGGAGTAGCAGTCTTTCACCGCGCACAGGTACAACTTGCCTTCACTCGTGGGGTGCTCGGTGATATCGGTCAACCACTTCTGATTCGGCCCGGTCGCGGAGAAGTCACGACCCGGACCACCCTCCTTCCTGTCAGCGGTCTTGATCGCGAGCAGGTCATCGTGCACCGGCGGGCCCGGCTTGCGACCGGTGCCCCGCTTGACCGAGTGGATGGAGAAAATCCGCTGGGCCGAGCACAACCGCCATACCCGGTTCTCCGACGCGCTGATCCCACGAGCAGGCAGCTCGTCAGCGATGAACCGGTACCCGAACCCCGGGTCATCACCGTGAATATCTACCGCGGCGTTGATCAGCTGCGCATCGTCCCAATCCCGCTGCGACACCGGGTTCTTGACCCATTTGTAGTACCCCTGCGTCGATAACCTCAGGACCCTGCACGCCACCGCGACCGGCACCCTGATGCGGGCACCGGTCGCGGCCATCTCACGGACGAGCGGGAAGACTATTTTCCCGGCAAATTCGCCTGGGACAAGTACGCCGCTGCGCGGCGTAGGACCTCGTTCTCCTGCTCCAGCAACCGGTTGCGCTTCTTCAACTCGCGCACCTCAACGGACTGCTTCTCGGTGACGCCGGGACGGTTGCCATCCTCGACATCGGCCTGCTTCATCCAGTTCGCCAAACAACTATCAGAGATCCCGAAGTCCTTGGCGATCTGATTCAACGGCGCATCGCCCTTACGGGCCACCGCCACGACATCATCGCGGAACTCTCGTGGGTAGGGCTTGGGCATGACAGACATCCTTCCAGCGAGGAGCAATCCTCACAGGTCAGGTGTCAACCAAACTCTGGGCAGTCCCTCCTGACCGACTCGACGCAATGGGATGAGGACCTCGCAAACGTGCTCGCGGGCGCCATTGGCATCACCCTGACTGAAGATCACTGGAAAGCTATCCGCTTCCTGCGCGAAGACTTCGCCGAGCAAGGCGAAACCGCAACCCTGCGACGAATCTCCACCCGAGGTGGCATCCCCATCAAAGAGCTCTTCGCCCTCTTCCCGAAGAAACCGGCCAAGAAAATGGCGTACATTGCCGGCCTGCCCAAGCCGCACGGATGCGTCTGAGAGTGCCCACTTTTCAACTGCTCACGGAGGAAACACCATGACCGCCACCGACCTCGGACCCGCCATCGTCCCCAGCTTCGACAACGACGATCACGAAGGGCGCAAACTCGCCATAATCTGCTCCAAAGGCAGCCTCGACATGGCCTACCCCGGGCTCATCATGGCCAACGCGGCCCTCGGCGAGGGCATCGAAACCCACCTATTCTTCACCTTCTGGGGATTCGAGATCATCAACAAGAAGACCATGGGTGACTTGAAGTTCACGATGCTCGGCAACACCGCAACCCACCTGCCCCAGGGGCTGGGTGGCTTGCCCGGCATGACTGCCATGGCGACCTCGAAGCTCAAAAAGTCGATCGCCGACCTCGACGTACCCGAAGTGCCAGAGTTCCTAAAGCAGATCGTGGCTTCAGGGGGTCACCTGTGGGCCTGCCGAATGTCGGCCGACATGAACCACCTCACCAACGCCGACCTCTACGACGAGGTCGAAGGCATCATCAGCGCCAGCGACTTCATCGAGAAGACCGCCGGGGCACAGATGCTTTTCATCTAATAGCCCACCGGCCTCCGATGTCCGGTGTCCGGAGGGTGCGGCACCTTGACGCGCTACTCCACGGCGCCGTCTTCCCACAACCGTCACCACCCGTTACGCGCGGGCGCCTCCTTGCCCATACAGCCCACGCGGATCCGACCGCCTTAGACCTCAGTACCGTCGGCGCCGATCCATCCGCCGTCGGTCGAGCGGACAACAAGAACCCGAGCACCCCGCTCGTTGCGCCCAGGTCCACCTTCGGGAGCAAGTCATCCCCGCATGCACGCACTTCCTCTCGTCGTCGGTGGCGCCCCACCGCAGCGAGACGTGGCGTAGCGCCACCAAGGCGGCGGCTGTCAGTAGCCCGCCTAGACCAACGCCGACGCAGTCAGTCCCAACTTCCCATCTGCGAGCGGTGGTTATCGCAGCTGTTGGCGGGGTCGGGTTTGGTCTCATGATGCACCTCGATCTCCCAATCGCTGGCCAGGGCAGCGATCGCTGCGACGGCTGTAAGTGCTGGTGCTGCAATGGCCGCGACCACGCCGGCTGTTACGGGAATCTCAATCACGGTGTGTCCTTGCTTATTCTTGACCGTGATGCGCCGGACGTTGCCCTGATGCAGGAGGTCCTTAACTTTCGCGGTCATCGCGTCCCCGCTGACCTTGGCGCTGTGGGCGAATGTCTCTTGGTTTCGGTCTGGACCGTTCTGATCTTCGTGTCTCGTTGTGTCGTTGCCGTTCATAGGTGCTTTCCGTCCCTCCTTGTCGTGTGCTCCTGGTGTCGTTCGATGGCCTCGTGACCGAATGGGGGCGAGATGGTCGGGAAGGACGCGAGGAGAACATCTCTCCTGCAGCGATCAGGGTTTACGGGCCGTGCACCATCACCCGCGGCCGGCCAACGCCACCACCCCCGCGGCAATAACGCTGGCTGCGGGAAGGACGCGGCGAAAACGGCAGTAGTCATGGCCCCTAGTCCACTCCCGTGAGCGTCAGCCGCACAGAGCCCTACGTCCCGCCCGGGAGGCGGCTGATTCGGCAGGTCACCGAAATGGTCAGGCGCCCACCAACGTTCAGGCCGTACGGAAGGACGAGGTGGCGGGCGGGGCAAGCCTCATAGCCGAACCGCCTGCGTTGACGGGTGAGCACAACAAGCCAGCCGCGGCGAGGATCCCCGGGTGCCGATCACCGGCGGATTTTCTCCCGCGCCTTGACCGGGCCCTCCGGGTCGGGCAAGTCCACCCTGTTGCACATGATCGGCGCGTTGGAACGCCCCGATTCGGGCAGCATTACGGTCTTGGGCCAGACGATCACCGACCTGGCCTCGAAAGACCTCGCCGCCTACCGGCGTCGGGTTGGGTTCGTGTTCCAACGGTTCAACCTGCTCCCCACCCCAACCGTGCTGGACAACGTCCTAGCACCGGTCTTGCCGTTTCGGCCAGGGCCCGAGGTCCGTGACTGGGCCCGGGACCTCCTGGCAGCGGTCGGGCTGGAAGGACGGGACAACACGCTGGCCACCCGCATGTCCGGTGGTCACAACAACGCGTCGCGATCGCCCGCGCCTGATCGCCAACCCCGCCCTGGTCCTGGCCGATGGACCCACCGGCAACCTCGACAACACCACCGGCAACGAAATCATCGAGCTGCTCCTCGGTTTGCGCGAGCAACACGACACCGCCTGATCATCGCCACCCACGACCCCGACCTCGCAAGCCAATGCGACCGCGCCATCCACCTGATCGACGGCAAACTCGAGGATTGAAACAACAACAACCGCCCGGTGACACACGAAATTCACGACACCACCCGATGCGGTGGTGGCCGTCCCGATAGACGAACCCGTTCCGGGAATCTTCTGTAGTCGGACGTGCTTGTTTGTAATACGATTGTCGTTATGGAGCGATTCGACGTCGATGACCTTCAGGACGACTGGCCGTTCGAGATTGACCATCAAGCCGCTCACCTGTTCAAGCACCCAGGACTAGGCCTCGAAGATATCGGCGAGGTGTGGGCCAGCGACCCGCTGTTCTACCCAGCCACGCCACCCGCACATTGGCTCATGGTCGCCGACGTCGCGGGCCGAGTACTGACCGTGCCTTTGGCGCCTTCAACTACCGGCGACCCGCGCCGGTGCCGCCCCATCGGCTGCTACATCGCTGCCGCCCACCTCGCTCGCCGCTACCAGGAGGACCGATGACCACCATGACCCCCAATGAAGAAAATGCCTTCTACGCCGACCCGGACCACCAAGTGCCTCAAGGGCCGCCGGTGCGTCGCCGGGCCAAGCTCAGCGAGCCCGTACCCGTGCGATTCCCCGAAGACCTCCTGCGCGAGGTCCGCGACCACGCCGCCGCCGACGACCGATCAGTCTCCAACTGGATCCGCCGGGCTGTCGAGCACGAGCTGGAACGCTCCCACCGCTGATCGTCCCCAGTCATCGATCGGCAATCGGAACGCCTCACGGCCTGGCGTCCATCAGATATCACGGCTTGAATCATTGTTTGTCGCACGCCGATAAGTAGCTCCAGGATCATCTGGCCGACTGGCTTGAATTGTCCATCCCAGGTGAGGCGGTTTGATCTGGCCCGATTTCATCAAGCTGCGCGGGTACAGTCGGCCGGTACTGTCCCCATGGCCTGAGGCTGAGTTGTTAGCAATGACGTGTCCGGTGTGCGGTCAGCGACTGCCTCGCAAGGCCCGGGTGTGTGGGATATGTGGGGAACCGATCAATGCCACCTCGGTGGCGTCCACCTCGATGGTGCTCGCGGCGACGGCCGGTCTGCAGCAGGCTGCAAGCATGGCTGATTCCGATATGGCGGCGGTTTCTTCGTCGAACGGCCCGGCGTGGCCGAGGCGGGCGCGCTTTGCCGTTCTGGCGGGCGCGGTGGTTGTTGGGTTGGCGCTCATCGCAACGTATGCCGCGTTACGGTCTGCGCCGCCCCGCGTACCTGACGGCGCGGCGTACGGGGTGGTGCGGGTCTCCTCGGACCCGCAGTTGCGATGGCAGCACCCGCTGGCCCAGATCGCGCCAGACTTGCGATGTCCCACAATTGTTCGATCAACTGATCCGATTGCAGACGCGTGCGTCGTGACCGCCAGTGCGACAGTGGCGGACGTTGTCGTGGTGTCAGTGCAACGGTCCCAGCAGTCCGAACTGATCGGACTTAGCGGGGCAAATGGTGCCATCCGATGGCACATGCGCGCGCCCGCCGGGTCGACGTACGACTGCATGCCCCTGAACAAGCGACTGTGGTGTGTGACGGTTCCGCTGATCTATCAAGCTGTCACGGACGAATCCCCAGTTGCCGGTACGAACTCACTCTCCAGTAGTGGCCCCCGGTTCAGCGCCGCCTACCGTAGTGCGGTGCTGACCGAACTGGATCCGGCTACCGGTGTTGTCCTACGTAGCTCACCGATCCCAGGCTCAAACGTCTCGGCTACTTTCGCTGGAGCCGCAGTCGGATCCAACGGGTTCTACGTGCTCGGCCTCGGCTCGAACTTCGCGGGCACGGTCATGCGGTTCTCGGTGAATGGCACACCACAGTGGAAACATGTGGTGAGCGTCCCGCCGCAGTTGAGCTCTTCGAGCATTACTGGCCAGTTTGCTGGCCCCCAGGTCCACGAAGTGGCCGGTAGGGCACTGGTCTCGCTCAGCGAAGTGGGCGGCCGGCAGGCTGTCTTCGCGGTCCAGGGGGGAACACTGATCCGCTCGGCACCCGGGCACGTGGTGACAGTCATCGATGGAGTCGTGGTGAGCCAAATTGGCGATGGTCTGCTGAGCATCGATAACCGCAAGATCGCCGATAACGCTGTGCCAGTCCTGTCTGTT
This portion of the Dermatophilaceae bacterium Sec6.4 genome encodes:
- a CDS encoding FAD/NAD(P)-binding oxidoreductase, which codes for MKRLLVLGAGTAGTMVVNKLHRRLPQGQWEITVVDRDDVHPYQPGYLLLPFGTYTPEQLTRSRRDQLPKGADFVIGDVDRVDASASTVLLMDGRSLAYDYLVIASGTSPRPDQTPGMLGSQWRHSIFDFYTLEGAKALATALRDFDRGRLVVHITDMPIKCPVAPLEFTFLAEASLREKGVRDRVEMVYVTPLPGAFTKPVASEHLGSMLEERKIHVESDFLVEHIDEEAKTLVSYDEREVPFDLLVTVPLNMGADFIQRSGLGDELNYVPVDKHTLQSKAFANIFAVGDASDIPTSKAGSVAHFAVEVFVDNFLQLIDGKPMTGSFDGHANCFIESGDSKGLLIDFNYDTEPLTGTYPLPLAGPLSLLKETRLNHLGKLAFRWIYWNVLLPGRPLPLPAHMSMLGKTMPKTPSN
- a CDS encoding IS3 family transposase (programmed frameshift), with translation MPKPYPREFRDDVVAVARKGDAPLNQIAKDFGISDSCLANWMKQADVEDGNRPGVTEKQSVEVRELKKRNRLLEQENEVLRRAAAYLSQANLPKIVFPLVREMAATGARIRVPVAVACRVLRLSTQGYYKWVKNPVSQRDWDDAQLINAAVDIHGDDPGFGYRFIADELPARGISASENRVWRLCSAQRIFSIHSVKRGTGRKPGPPVHDDLLAIKTADRKEGGPGRDFSATGPNQKWLTDITEHPTSEGKLYLCAVKDCYSGRIVGYSIDSRMKSSLAASAIRNAISLRSPHRTILHSDRGSQFRSKKVVRLLKKNGLLGSMGRVGACGDNAAMESFFALLQKNVLNTRRWETREQLRLAIVTWIETKYHRRRRQRRLGKLTPVEFEMIYTTANAA
- a CDS encoding TusE/DsrC/DsvC family sulfur relay protein, which translates into the protein MTDSTQWDEDLANVLAGAIGITLTEDHWKAIRFLREDFAEQGETATLRRISTRGGIPIKELFALFPKKPAKKMAYIAGLPKPHGCV
- a CDS encoding DsrE/DsrF/DrsH-like family protein; amino-acid sequence: MTATDLGPAIVPSFDNDDHEGRKLAIICSKGSLDMAYPGLIMANAALGEGIETHLFFTFWGFEIINKKTMGDLKFTMLGNTATHLPQGLGGLPGMTAMATSKLKKSIADLDVPEVPEFLKQIVASGGHLWACRMSADMNHLTNADLYDEVEGIISASDFIEKTAGAQMLFI
- a CDS encoding DUF4342 domain-containing protein codes for the protein MNGNDTTRHEDQNGPDRNQETFAHSAKVSGDAMTAKVKDLLHQGNVRRITVKNKQGHTVIEIPVTAGVVAAIAAPALTAVAAIAALASDWEIEVHHETKPDPANSCDNHRSQMGSWD
- a CDS encoding YlcI/YnfO family protein, whose amino-acid sequence is MTTMTPNEENAFYADPDHQVPQGPPVRRRAKLSEPVPVRFPEDLLREVRDHAAADDRSVSNWIRRAVEHELERSHR